In Arenicella xantha, the genomic window ATTAACAACGTCGGACACGCTGCAGCAGCAACACTGTAATGGCCATTTTCAGTAATCACCGGGCTAACAGCGTAGCCCAGTGTTGTAAGGTCAGTTACATAAGTTCGTTTACGGCTTTGATAGCGCTCTTGTTCAAACATAATTTCGGTAAGGCTCGCCTGAGCCTCTGATCGATTAGCTTTAACAACGTATCGAGAGTAAGTGGGAATAGCAATTGCAGACAGAATCCCAATCACCGCAACCACTATCAGCAACTCAATCAAGGTAAAGCCAGTTGTTTGGCGATATCGAGTCATATTATTTTTCCTCAATTAGGTAATTGGAATTAGCGTGCACGACCATCTTCCCACCATACTTTTTTATCAGCCTTACCCAAATTCAGGTTACTGAGCCCAAATTGAGTTTCACCATCAAATGGTTCAGTACCAATAATAACAATGGGTTTTAAAACCTCTTGCTGAGTTGCGACACCATCTACCATCACGGTAATAGTATCGAGTACATAAATAACCACCGGCGTAGCTGTAATACCTGGTTTTTCGAGCTCAGTCACCTCAACGCCGCCATTCAATAAGTTGAATGCATAAGCTTTCGATGTACCCAATCCGGCATTGCACGAATCACCCAAGTTTGCCGCATTATTATCTGCAGGCAGATAAGACACCGCAATGGCTTTAAAATCACTAATTAGTGTTGGATTTATAAACTTCTCGCCAACACCATTAATTGTAATCGAATAGCCATTCCCTCCAGCTTGGAACGCAGATCCCAAGTCGGATGCGCCAATCTTTCCCCAAACCGAGGAACCTTCTACGTAAGTATAAACGGCTTCTTTAACAGAGTCAGAATCAGAGCTAGGCGACACTTCTTCATCATAAAGAGGCTGCGTAACGTTTTTATCGTACAACACATAGAATTGATTTGAGAAGCCCTCAGTAGTAAGTGGGCTTGCACGATACCCAGTCCCCGTAACCAAAGCGTATCGAGCGCTGGCAACTAATGTGCCATCATCAGCCCGCACCTCTGGCAATAATGTAACATCAACTGGGTTGTAGAAACGACGATTAACACCTGAGACTTGTAAATCAGCTATTAGGCCACCAGCTACATCGTCGATAGTGACGTTCGTGGTGCCATCAGCGTCTTTAACCGAGTCGTTTTGTGAGTTGTCAGATGCCGAAATATCGTTTTCATCTTGCGCTGCTGCCCGAAAATCAACTCTGAACACTTGCCCAGCGATATCAGTAAAAAATAGCATGTCAGCCGCGCCATCTTTATTGACGTCAAGCACGGTCGGTTTTGACACCACACTGTGAGTCATTTCAGGAATAGTCAGGTCACGAGTAGAGTTAACCACTGTTTTACCAACCATCCAGAGCAATTCTCCAGTCGCCGCATCAATCATATATACCGAGTTGCCGAGCACGTTGTTTGACAGCGAACTCAAACTAGCTGTGGGGGTATCATATTGCTCATCATAACCACCGGAAACAAACAACACATCACGTAGTCCACAAACCTCGGCACCACCGCCAACTCCAGCTTCACAATAATTCGCTTTTGTGACCACTGGCTCGGCCCAAGTTTGCCCCAATCTAGCGTAGTCGCCTGAGCCGCCTTCGATAGTCCAAAGCTTGCTCACAGGGTTAGCCACATCAGTTGCATCAGAAACGTCAACAGCGAAAAGTTTATTGCCGCCACGTCGTTGCCCGAAAAACAGGTGTGCTCTGCTTACTGCACTGCTGGCATCACGTCGAACCAAAAAGGCGATCTCGCTATCTAGCCCGTAAGTTTTTCCATTGTTATCCTTATTATAATAGTTGCCCAAGTTACTGAATAATGATCTATCTGGGACATATGACCATGCTTCTGTACCATCTGCACCATTGATCGCATGCAACATACCTTGGTTCGAAGTATAAAAAACAATGTCATTCGGATTGGCTTCAGTTGCGCCGAAACTCAACACATAAGGAACTCCGTGTAAACTCTCGCCAATGTACTGGTTAGTCAGTGTAGCGCCATTGCCAAGCTCATTGTCAACATCATAGCCAAGGGTCCAACTCGCGATTGCCACCTGATTAGCGTCAATCGCACTAGGGTCTCCCCCCCTTGCACCAATATCGATAGACGGAATCGCGTCACCGGCTGGTCTGCGTGCGGTTTGTTCTAAAAATTGTTCAACAGCAGCAACTTGGTCGGCTCCGCTCAAAGACACAATCGTCGAACCATCAACATTTCCAAACAGTTTTCTGGCCGGCTGTATATGCTCCCCTGCACCACCATCACTCACTTCACCGCCATCTGGCGAAGTAGACCAGTAACTTTGTGCATCTTCATGGAAAAATCCGTCAGAACCAATCGCAGTTTGAGAATTTGCATCCACAATCTTCGCATCGGCGGTAACTTTATATTTCTTTACATTGCCGTCCCACCGTGAATTATTTTCAGGCTTGAACAATGCGTAGTAGATATCCTCTTTATTTTGCAAACGGTTAAAAGCATTAACCGTGACCGCCGGTGCAGAGAACACATCTGAATCCGCGTTAGAAATTCCGTCTAGAATAGAACGAAATACAGACTCCAAGCCCTGCAGATCGGTAGCTTCAAAGTACCCCGAGTTTGGCAGTGCATCGTCAGGCCGACCATTATTCGCAATACTGGCTAAGTAGCTAGAGGACAGGTTAAAACCAATCGTATACGTGTTAACTTCAGCGATAACACCGGGCAAGTCTGACAAGTCATGATTCGCCATGTAAAGCGACAGCTCGTCTGCGCAAGTACTACAAGCAGAACCGATCACGTCCTTTACTTTTAAGTTTGCATTGTTGTCATTAGTCGGGTCGCCATCCGATAACATAACGATACTATTAGCTTGACATTGGCTAGTTATCGGCGACTTGTACTTAGTTGAGTTAGTCGGATCAATAGCATCAGGGTCCGTGATATACTCGGTACGATCATATGTCGCTTTGTCCTCCCAATCTACATTGAATGTCGCGTGTTCTCCGTAGCTGCCTTTAAGTGTTTTATGACCATATTCTATGTTCTTTCCTGCCCAGTATAAATACGCTTCATACATAGACTCAGCCAGAGGTGTAAACTTTCCAAACTCAATTGCTTCAACTTCATTCAGCAATGCCGTTTTATTTGCATCAACATTCATATTAGATACAGCCTTGGCAACGGTGCCTCCGCTTCGAGCACTGCTAGAATTTTCATTAAAGCGCATTAAGCCAGCATTTACTTTTGACGTATCCGCTAAAGAATTCTTTAGCGCGGTCTTCATACTCTCTAGACGTGTAATACATTTATACACCGCATAGAGGTCAGGGTCTGCATCATCTTGGACTTTGAAATACATGTTCTTATATTGACTGTAACCAGTATCAGCATCTCTATCCTTAGAATTCCCGCCACAAGCTTGAGCCTTGTAATCAACCTCTACAGGCTCGTCTTCGGCACCCAACTTGGCTAGTTTATAGCCACGTACCTTAGCGGTTCCATCCTTTGAACAGGACTCAGGTGGTAGCGTGTTCCCGCTGGTAAGCTGCAAGTATTGATGATAGTTACTCGCCACCCAATATACATTTTCAGTATCCCTGTATACACCATCTCCAGAATTACGTGAAAAATAGTGTGCTGTCATGGTCGAGTTATCTTCAGCACCATTGGTATTACGAGGTCTATCGTTAGTGTAGGTATTAACCGTATTATGCCCATGATCACGATTATCATCCTGACACTCAACACCTGACACGGGGTCGGTATCTAAGTTGTCTATATCGTCGTCCCAACCATACTCAGTATTCGACCCGCTTCTGAAACCAAACTGAACTAACTTATCACGAAATACAGGGTAATTAGATGTCGCGCTATTAAATTCATCACGATACGCTTGACAGTGGTTTTGAGCCTCAGTCACATATTTGCCACTGTAATTATCTCCAGAAGCGCCGTCTTTATATATGTATATATTTGAATCATTTGGCGTTACTCCAAATGAATAATCGAAACTTGGATCGTAGCTAGATAAATCGACATTACATCCACCACCGCCAGTATCAGGACTCTCATCAATATAACCAACCAGGTTGGGTTCAGTCTCCCCCATACTGGTTGAGTTATCCAATATGAATAACACATTCGGGAAAAAATCAGGATTAGTTTGTATTGCGCCAGTACCGCCGCTAACCACACCAGTGTATATCTCAATATCCTCAGCCTGGCCGGTGCCAGAGGCGAGAGTGAATATGCACGCAAATGCACTGACAATCGTGTTGCGCTGGAATCCCATAAGACGCTTTCGATCTAAGAGACATTGTATTGTTTTAGTGTTTTTCATGAAGTCTACCCCTCTCTGAGGCAAGTGAGATATATGGTCGGTTTATTCAGCAAGTGTTCTGTACTCGTAAACCTGATGTTGAGTCGAATCGATTTTGGTATTAACCATTTTTGAGTCAGCCAAGATCTTAATTTCATTGCAGCGGATTTTTTCTGCACCAGCGCCAAGCTGCTGACCGAACACAGCACAATTGCCGCGATAGCTTTGTTCAGCCACTTTAGTCATGTACGTATTTTGCACCGGCGCATAAATCTCTAAATCCGAATTCGCAGGCGTCACCGTAGTGCCAACAGCATTGTCAGTCATAGCGATAATGTATGACGGCACACCATCACTCAGCTTGCGCTTATTAATAGTGTCGATCTGAGCGTCTATTTCCGCATAGCTGGCATTAAATGTTTCCAATCGAAACTGGTTGTTACGGACCATAAATGCTTGAGTTTGACTGTTGTTAGTCGCTGTAACCGCAATTACTGTTAACACTATTAGTACAACCATAGTGATCAACAACGACGCGCCACGTTGTGCGCTTATCTTGTGTATCGAAAATTGTTTTGACATTTTCATTTGGGTATTCGCTCGTATAAATCGCTGCGCAATGAACTACATGCCATTCGGCAACATTACTGTGGTTGAATAAATTTCTCGTTTGACTCGGTCGGTAATACTGATTTCCGGACCGTCTAACAACTGGTATTTACGTTCAATATTATCTTCAGTGTTTGCGCCTGCATCTAGGTCAACGCCACTACCTACCAAAAGCGCGAATCGAATACTTTTTACTCGACTTGAGAATGCTGGCGTTAAGTTCGTATACGACTGATAGCGGTCGATCACATCATCCTGATCGTTATCAACGCCATATTGCGCTTGCAACCGATCAACACCATCAATCAATGGCGCTGCTGGGCCTTCGATTTGACTATCGGTGATATTGTAAGTTTGGCAGTAGAGCGATCGCACACCGTCATTGTCGAGGTCCGCAGTCCAAAATACATTGGCGTATCTCTTCTCGATGCCGAGCGGCACCGTTACCGCTGCAAAATTACACCCAGTAAAACTACTATCCGCAATAAAATCTACTGCTATGCGATCTGAATTATTCGCAAGTTCGTCCACGGTACACCCTTGAGAATCCCCATTTGAGATACTCGACTCATTCGCGGGGCAATTATCGCCGTTATAAACGACATCCAATTTATTGGCGAAGGAGTTACTCGGGTTAATACCCGCTAAACGTAAATTCTGTGAAATAATTTCCAATGCAAATCGCGCGTTTTCTTGCGAAATACTATCGCCAGTCTGGATGCGAAAGGTTCGGGACGAAGAGACCATATACGTTAACGCCATACCGCCGATAAACAACGACAAAAATAGCCCGACCAGTAACTCAACGAGAGTAAAGCCGGAATTGGCGCGAACAAATGGCTTAACCGTATGCGCTTCTGTTTTGAAAGTACTCATTAATGAAACCTCAAGCAATATGCATCTAACCGTGTATCAACATTTACATCGGTACCACAGAGCTCTGTCACAATAGTCTTGGCTGCTCCGCTACTAGCCTGAATGTTCGAGTTTTGTTCCGCACTTCGCGCAAGCCATTCAAAATAGAGAAAGTACTCTTGACTATCTACTGTGCCATTACTATCAAAATCCACATCATTTGCGACTAACGCGATATCAAGATTCTTGAGTTTGAACGACGAATCATCTGCGACGCCGGCAGGCCCAACAGAAGCACCGGTAATCGGATCGCAAATCACACTCCATACATCAAACTTAACTATATCTGAAGCTGAGCACGTACCTGCCGCTGAACCTTGCTGGTCATCACATCGAGTTGGGGCACTTGCCGGACATGAGTATGCCCCCTTTGCAGTGTAAGACCCTATGGCCGCTGCGGTAGAAGCACCTATTTCCGTCAAATATTCATCCAACAACCCGTCAGGGTCAGCAATGGTTTTGGTCGAACGCATCCGATCCACTAATTCTTGACCTTTCCAAATCGCTACAGATCGCTGCTTGGTATCGTCACCTCTGACTAATGATGTTGTTTGCATCGCGGCAATACCCAATGCCCCAACCGAAAAAATCAATAGTGACACCATCGCTTCGATTAGGGTTGCGCCTCGCTGACTCTCAAACTGCATTCCAGCTCGAGAAAAGCCGTGTAATTTGTTTTGTATTTCCATTTTATATATCTGAACACCAAATAATCATTTACTGACAATCCAACGTGCCATTTTTTGACACACGCGCACGCCCCATACGACCAAGCTCTACCATCAAGGAATCATCAACAAGATTTTTCTTGCTACAAACCGCAAAATTAACCACTGCCGTGGTACGCCCCTGACTATCAAAATTGAGGCAGTCAGCCACTAGATCATCATCGACAAAATAACTCTCAACTTGATAGTTCACAACTTGAAGTATTTCGGCGGGAGCTACTTTTGCCATCATATCGCCAGGTTCCACGATTACGCCACTATCGGTAATATTCGAGTTGGTGTTATTCCAACACACACGAACGACGGAACCTCGAGAGATGGCCGTTGTTCTCGCCAAACTCATAATGGAACCGATGTTAGTTGCTTGCGCCTTGACATTTTGACGACGCATAAAGTCAGAAAAGCTCGGCACGGCTAGTGCGACTAGCACAGCCAACAACGCCAAAGCACTGATCACTTCAATAATCGTGAAGCCTCTTCCTGACTCAACTCTTTTCGGGTATTCAATTAACATGCGCGGGCGCCAATAGCAGATACGTTTATTTTCAGGCTAGAGCTTACGCGTTCAGCGGGTTAGGTTTCAAATAATTATGGACGAGCGGCGAAAATCGTCCGATTAACGGTCAATCAACCAAGCCTTTCCTCATCGAAGCTCCAGCTAACGATGCAATTAAGAACCTACGCGCAATTCGATTGGCAGCGAAAAAGACACATTTTCAATTGGACCTTTGGCTTCGTTTACAACGGTGCCGCCCCAATGCTTAATTTGATCAATTACGCGCTTCACCAAAATCTCTGGCGCCGATGCCCCTGCGGTAACTCCGACTACGTCGACGCCGTCAAACCAGCTACGATCGATCTGACCCGGCTCATCCACCAAATAAGCTGGCACGCCAATATTCTCGGACAGTTCACGTAAACGATTAGAATTAGAGCTATTGGGCGAGCCAACAACAATCACCACATCAGCGTCTCTCGATAGCGCTCTAACGGCATCCTGCCGATTCTGCGTGGCGTAACAAATATCATCCTTTCTTGGGCCTTGAATGCTTGGAAAGCGCTCTTTAAGCGCATCAATAACCCGACGCGTATCATCGACTGACAATGTAGTCTGAGTCACATAGGCCAAATTATTAGGATCAGTCACCTGCAAACGACCCACATCATCAGGCTCTTCTATTAAATGCATCCCAGAATTGGCTTGCCCCATAGTACCTTCGACTTCAGGATGTCCGGCATGGCCAATCAGTATGATTTCGGTGTGTCGATCACGGTACCGTTTCACTTCCATATGCACCTTAGTCACCAGCGGACAGGTGGCGTCAAACACCTTTAGGTCACGACTCGCTGCTTCATCTTGCACTGCTTGCGAGACACCATGCGCGCTGAATATCACCGTTGCACCATCGGGAACCTCAGTTAATTCATCAACGAATACCGCACCTTTATTTTTAAGGTCATCGACCACAAAACGATTATGCACTACTTCATGGCGCACATAGATCGGCGCATCAAAAAGCTCCAGCGCACGCTCAACAATGTCGATAGCGCGATCAACGCCAGCACAAAATCCACGGGGGTTTGCTAGTAATATTTTCATGATGCCTTTTGATTTAAAAATGGTTTGCCAAACGCCTCAGCGATTAATAGCGCTGCGCCAGCAAAGATTGCCATGTCGGCCACATTAAAATGAGGGTAATGCCACCCTTGGTAGAACCAATGAATAAAGTCGACCACATACTGATATATCACGCGGTCAATTGCATTGCCAATGGCGCCACCAATAATCAACGCATAAGCTAACGCAAGGTGACGCTCAAACCATTTTAGATTCTTGATAAACACCGTTAACACTACTGAGATAATGAGCGCTAAGGTAACAAAAAACAGATGCTGCGTGATGCCAGGGCCACTAAACATACCAAATGCGGACCCCGTGTTGTGCGCTAATGACAAATCAAAAACAGGCAATATCTCAACAACGCCAGACGGCCCAAGTATGTGTTCCGCCCAATACTTTGTCAGCTGATCGACAAGAATCACAATTAGCGACAACCACAGCCACTTCAAATTACTACTTTGTGTTTTTTGCATAATCTATCTTTGAAATCGCTACTTTAGTGAAAATCCGCACAATCACGCTTTAAGCGTGACGCCGAACCTCGCCGTCGCCCTCAATATTTTCAACGCAACGACCGCATAACTCAGGATGAGCCGAAATCGAGCCAACGTCCGGTCGACGATGCCAACATCGTACACATTTCTGATCTTCTAACACACTCACTTTCAGCTTCAGGTCAGAGATCTCGCTCTGCACCGCATCACTTGGCGCGTCATCAAATGGCGCCAACGTCGCTGCCGACGTAATCAAAATAAACCGCAACTCATCGGACACCGACTCAAGCGCGGTCGCAACTTCGGCTTTTGCGAACAAACTGACACCAGCGTCGAGCGCAGAACCCACTTTGCCCTGCGTACGAGTCACTTCGATTTGCTTAGCGACTTCATTTCGTGCGTCGATGATGGTTTTCCAACGCTGGTCATCAACGGGATCAGCCGGCACCTCATCAAGCTCGCTATAGCGCGTAGCAAATAGCACTGACTGCTCGCGCTCACCGCGCATATGCCCCCAAATTTCTTCGGCGGTAAAACTCAAAATTGGCGCCAGACACCGCACCAAACTTTCTAGAATGTGCTGCATCGCCGATTGAGCTGACAAGCGAGCTTGCGACGATTGCCCCGTGGTATACAAGCGATCTTTTAGGATATCTAAGTAAAAACCGCCCATATCCACCACACAAAATTGGTGCAGGCGCTGATAGATTTGATGGAACTGATAGCTTTGGTACGACGCTTCTATCTGCTTTTGGACCTGCGCTGTCAACCGCACCGCCCACTGATCAATATCCAGCAACTCGTCGTATGGCAATACTTGTGATGGCTCGAAACCGTCTAAGTTGCCGAGCAAATAACGAACCGTATTGCGAATTCGGCGGTACGATTCACTGGTGCGTTGTAGAATTTCCTGCGAGATGGTCATTTCACTACGATAATCCGTTGCGGCGATCCAAAGTCGCAACACATCCGCCCCTAGCGTATTGATAACCTCTTGCGGGGCCATCACATTGCCAAGTGATTTGGACATCTTCTTGCCATCTTTATCGACCGTGAAGCCATGAGTTAACACGGTCTTATACGGCGCTGCACCGTTCATTGACACACTGGTCAACAGACTCGATTGAAACCAGCCACGATGCTGGTCTGAGCCCTCTAAATACAAATCGGCCGGCCGTCGCAATTCTTCTCGCGCATCGACCACACTGTGATGTGTAACACCTGAGTCAAACCATACATCAAGGGTATCAGTCACCTTGTCATAGGCATCGACGTCGTCACCTAGCAACTCACGATCATCTAGGTCATACCATGCTTGAATACCCTGCTGCTCAATTCGTTGCGCAGCCAACTCCATCAACTCGATAGTATTCGGGTGCATTTCACCCGTTTCTTTATGCAAGTAAATCGCAATTGGCACGCCCCAGTTGCGTTGTCGTGAGACACACCAATCGGGGCGATTTTCCACCATTGTGGTGATTCGTGCTTTACCCCAATCGGGCTCCCAATCTACCGTATCGATCGCCTTGATCGCCTGCTTACGCAAGCCTTTGTCGCCCGACAAATGCTCCATACCGATAAACCACTGCGCCGTGGCACGGTAAATCATCGGGGTTTTATGGCGCCAGCAATGCGGATAACTATGCGAATACTCGACGTGTTTTAGCAATGCGCCGTGCTCTGCTAAAACCTCGATAACATGCGGATTAGCTTTGAACACAAATTCGCCAGCAAATAGCTCAGTAGACTCGAGAAACGTGCCGTTAGAACTAACTGGATTGTTAACCGGAATGTCGTAACGCTTGCCAACAGCGAAGTCATCGCCACCATGCGCGGGCGCGGTGTGCACAGCACCGGTTCCAGCCTCAGTAGTAACATGCTCCCCTAAAATCACCGGCACCTGCTTAGAGTAAAACGGATGCTTCAGACTCAATAGCTCTAACGCTGCGCCAGTAAACCGCGCCAACACCGTGCCAGCCTCCAACTCGTATCTCGCCAAGGCGGATTCCATTAAGTCTTCCGCCAATATCAACTGACGACCACCGGTCGCCACCAATACATAATTTAGCTCAGGATGTAGCGATACCGCTTCATTGGCAGGCAAAGTCCATGGCGTGGTAGTCCAAATAACCACGCACGGGTCATGTAATTGATCAGCGGCCAAGCCAATTCGCTTAGCGAAATCAGCCTCGTCAGCCACCGCAAACGTTACGTCAATCGCTGGCGATACCTTGTCTTGATACTCTACTTCCGCCTCAGCCAGTGCTGACGCACAGGCTGGGCACCAATAGACTGGCATTAAGCCGTGGTAAAGATGCCCCGCTTCGACAATTTTCGACAAGCTGCGAACAATATTTGCCTCAGTCACGAAATCCATCGTCAAATAGGGGTTCTCCCAATCGCCCTGAACACCAAGCCGAATAAAATCAGCTTTTTGCGTTTCCACTTGACGTTGCGCGTACTCCCGACACTTCTGTCGAAAGGCTTTTTTGTCAATTTTTTGACCGGCTTTACCGTGTTTCTTTTCAACCTGAATTTCGATCGGCAAGCCATGACAATCCCAGCCAGGCACATATGGCGCTCGAAAGCCTTGCAGGTTGCGCGACTTAACAATAATGTCTTTTAGAATTTTATTAACCGAATGTCCGATGTGAATATTCCCATTAGCGTATGGAGGTCCATCGTGCAATACATAAGACTCGGCATTCTGCCGCTGCGACTGCAGCGCATGGTATACATCCAATTCTGCCCATTTCTTAAGAATCTGTGGCTCACGGTTAGGTAAGCCCGCTTTCATTGGAAATGAAGTCTTGGGTAAATTAATAGAATCTTTGTACTGACTTCCTGGTTTTTCTACAGTCATTATTTTTGATCGGTTTGACATCGCGTTGCTCAACATTGGCAGAAATAGATCGCGCCGCCAGTTTGAGGTTAATGGGGTATTTTATGTTAGTTAACGACTCACCACCAACCTGAAGCTGTGGCAATCGAAGATTTTTATGCAGATTTCTACATTATTAGCGCATCTCAGCAAATATTTTCCGCGCAGCTCGGGCATCGCGTTGAATTTGCGCTTTCAATTGATCGACTGAGTCAAACCGAACTTCCTCTCGCAACTTCGCGACAAACCGAACCTCGATGTTTTGGCCGTAGATATCGGCATCGAAATCAAACAAATGAACTTCCAGCCGATTCTCCTTGCCATCGACAGTCGGGCGGCGCCCAACATTAGCGACACCAGCCACCTCCGCGCCCTGCACTCGAGTAGAAACTGCGTACACACCATCAACTGGCAACACCATCTCTGGCAACACGATATTAGCGGTTGGAAACGCCAAAGTACGCCCCAGTTGCTGCCCCACCTGAACCTTACCTTGAATGGTATAGGGCCGCCCCAGCAATCGCTCGGCTAACTCAAAATCTCCGGCGATTAACGCCGTTCGTATACGACCACTACTTACGCGGCACCCTGCCAACTCAAACGTTTCGTGCGCCGATACTTCAAATCCAGCATCTCGACCAATGCGTTGTAGCAAATCAAAGTCACCAGCACGCGCTTTACCAAAACGAAAGTCATCACCAACGCAAACATGCCGCACACCCAGTCCGTCAAGCAAAACATCATTCACGAAACCTTCCGGCGAATAAGCGGCAAAATCTGTATCAAAAGGAATACACAACACACGCTCAACACCCAGTTCAAATAAGCGTTGCGCCCGCTCCTCAATCGTAGTGATGCGCTCTACTGAGCCGGGCGCAAAGAACTCCTTCGCTAACGGTTCAAAAGTGATTACCGTAGCTGGCGCTTGCAAACGCTGACTATGGGCGATTAACGTTTTAATCACGAACTGATGCCCGCGATGCACACCATCGTAATTGCCTATCGACACGACGCTCGGAGCGTGGCGGTCTTCAATTTTATCTATTCCAGTTATCAGTTCCACAATTTCAACACGCCCAATCAGGGTCAAATTCCTCTATATAGTCTGTAAGGTTCTGGCGATCTGATAAAGCCTTGTCATGCGTCCGAAACGAACCCAAGTAAAGTTCGGGGTAACGCCATGACAAACATCCCTCGCCAACATTAAACTCAACCACCCAAAGTCCTGACACGCGCGCACCGAGCAACTCTATCTTATCTCGCCAACGCGAAACCACTTGCTCATACTGCTGCTCGACTGAGGCTCTGCGCGGATCATTCGATAACATTTTTTCTAAGCGTAACCGGATCGGCGACAACTCTTCGTGATGCTTGTTAGTAATCACCTGCACCAGCGGCAGTAATTCGCGCGCTTCCACCAGATTGAAAAGCTTATCGCGTTGACCAATATCAGTTTGCAAGG contains:
- a CDS encoding type IV pilin protein — encoded protein: MTRYRQTTGFTLIELLIVVAVIGILSAIAIPTYSRYVVKANRSEAQASLTEIMFEQERYQSRKRTYVTDLTTLGYAVSPVITENGHYSVAAAACPTLLIADCVLLTATPVAGGFQASHGEVALTLNSQGVKGGKWRR
- a CDS encoding pilus assembly protein yields the protein MKNTKTIQCLLDRKRLMGFQRNTIVSAFACIFTLASGTGQAEDIEIYTGVVSGGTGAIQTNPDFFPNVLFILDNSTSMGETEPNLVGYIDESPDTGGGGCNVDLSSYDPSFDYSFGVTPNDSNIYIYKDGASGDNYSGKYVTEAQNHCQAYRDEFNSATSNYPVFRDKLVQFGFRSGSNTEYGWDDDIDNLDTDPVSGVECQDDNRDHGHNTVNTYTNDRPRNTNGAEDNSTMTAHYFSRNSGDGVYRDTENVYWVASNYHQYLQLTSGNTLPPESCSKDGTAKVRGYKLAKLGAEDEPVEVDYKAQACGGNSKDRDADTGYSQYKNMYFKVQDDADPDLYAVYKCITRLESMKTALKNSLADTSKVNAGLMRFNENSSSARSGGTVAKAVSNMNVDANKTALLNEVEAIEFGKFTPLAESMYEAYLYWAGKNIEYGHKTLKGSYGEHATFNVDWEDKATYDRTEYITDPDAIDPTNSTKYKSPITSQCQANSIVMLSDGDPTNDNNANLKVKDVIGSACSTCADELSLYMANHDLSDLPGVIAEVNTYTIGFNLSSSYLASIANNGRPDDALPNSGYFEATDLQGLESVFRSILDGISNADSDVFSAPAVTVNAFNRLQNKEDIYYALFKPENNSRWDGNVKKYKVTADAKIVDANSQTAIGSDGFFHEDAQSYWSTSPDGGEVSDGGAGEHIQPARKLFGNVDGSTIVSLSGADQVAAVEQFLEQTARRPAGDAIPSIDIGARGGDPSAIDANQVAIASWTLGYDVDNELGNGATLTNQYIGESLHGVPYVLSFGATEANPNDIVFYTSNQGMLHAINGADGTEAWSYVPDRSLFSNLGNYYNKDNNGKTYGLDSEIAFLVRRDASSAVSRAHLFFGQRRGGNKLFAVDVSDATDVANPVSKLWTIEGGSGDYARLGQTWAEPVVTKANYCEAGVGGGAEVCGLRDVLFVSGGYDEQYDTPTASLSSLSNNVLGNSVYMIDAATGELLWMVGKTVVNSTRDLTIPEMTHSVVSKPTVLDVNKDGAADMLFFTDIAGQVFRVDFRAAAQDENDISASDNSQNDSVKDADGTTNVTIDDVAGGLIADLQVSGVNRRFYNPVDVTLLPEVRADDGTLVASARYALVTGTGYRASPLTTEGFSNQFYVLYDKNVTQPLYDEEVSPSSDSDSVKEAVYTYVEGSSVWGKIGASDLGSAFQAGGNGYSITINGVGEKFINPTLISDFKAIAVSYLPADNNAANLGDSCNAGLGTSKAYAFNLLNGGVEVTELEKPGITATPVVIYVLDTITVMVDGVATQQEVLKPIVIIGTEPFDGETQFGLSNLNLGKADKKVWWEDGRAR
- a CDS encoding pilus assembly PilX family protein, with amino-acid sequence MSKQFSIHKISAQRGASLLITMVVLIVLTVIAVTATNNSQTQAFMVRNNQFRLETFNASYAEIDAQIDTINKRKLSDGVPSYIIAMTDNAVGTTVTPANSDLEIYAPVQNTYMTKVAEQSYRGNCAVFGQQLGAGAEKIRCNEIKILADSKMVNTKIDSTQHQVYEYRTLAE
- a CDS encoding PilW family protein; protein product: MSTFKTEAHTVKPFVRANSGFTLVELLVGLFLSLFIGGMALTYMVSSSRTFRIQTGDSISQENARFALEIISQNLRLAGINPSNSFANKLDVVYNGDNCPANESSISNGDSQGCTVDELANNSDRIAVDFIADSSFTGCNFAAVTVPLGIEKRYANVFWTADLDNDGVRSLYCQTYNITDSQIEGPAAPLIDGVDRLQAQYGVDNDQDDVIDRYQSYTNLTPAFSSRVKSIRFALLVGSGVDLDAGANTEDNIERKYQLLDGPEISITDRVKREIYSTTVMLPNGM
- a CDS encoding type IV pilus modification PilV family protein, translating into MEIQNKLHGFSRAGMQFESQRGATLIEAMVSLLIFSVGALGIAAMQTTSLVRGDDTKQRSVAIWKGQELVDRMRSTKTIADPDGLLDEYLTEIGASTAAAIGSYTAKGAYSCPASAPTRCDDQQGSAAGTCSASDIVKFDVWSVICDPITGASVGPAGVADDSSFKLKNLDIALVANDVDFDSNGTVDSQEYFLYFEWLARSAEQNSNIQASSGAAKTIVTELCGTDVNVDTRLDAYCLRFH
- a CDS encoding GspH/FimT family pseudopilin, with the protein product MLIEYPKRVESGRGFTIIEVISALALLAVLVALAVPSFSDFMRRQNVKAQATNIGSIMSLARTTAISRGSVVRVCWNNTNSNITDSGVIVEPGDMMAKVAPAEILQVVNYQVESYFVDDDLVADCLNFDSQGRTTAVVNFAVCSKKNLVDDSLMVELGRMGRARVSKNGTLDCQ
- the ispH gene encoding 4-hydroxy-3-methylbut-2-enyl diphosphate reductase yields the protein MKILLANPRGFCAGVDRAIDIVERALELFDAPIYVRHEVVHNRFVVDDLKNKGAVFVDELTEVPDGATVIFSAHGVSQAVQDEAASRDLKVFDATCPLVTKVHMEVKRYRDRHTEIILIGHAGHPEVEGTMGQANSGMHLIEEPDDVGRLQVTDPNNLAYVTQTTLSVDDTRRVIDALKERFPSIQGPRKDDICYATQNRQDAVRALSRDADVVIVVGSPNSSNSNRLRELSENIGVPAYLVDEPGQIDRSWFDGVDVVGVTAGASAPEILVKRVIDQIKHWGGTVVNEAKGPIENVSFSLPIELRVGS